Proteins from a genomic interval of Amycolatopsis sp. cg13:
- a CDS encoding TrkA family potassium uptake protein: MHVVIMGCGRVGASLAAALERLGHDVAVIDKNQQAFRRLGSDFHGQQVVGAGFDRRVLVEAGIERAGAFAAVSSGDNSNIISARVARENFGIEHVVARIYDHKRAAVYERLGIPTVATVPWTTDRFLRTLLPDGVASAWRDPSGNVALLQLPLHEGWVGRSVRELQETTGARVAFMMRFGTPVLPDAKTVVQADDDVWVAARSGTVGDVTSLAARAPEEEN, from the coding sequence GTGCACGTGGTGATCATGGGATGCGGCCGCGTCGGCGCGTCTCTGGCCGCGGCGCTGGAGCGGCTCGGCCACGACGTGGCCGTCATCGACAAGAACCAGCAGGCGTTCCGCAGGCTGGGCAGCGACTTCCACGGCCAGCAGGTCGTCGGGGCGGGATTCGACCGCCGGGTGCTCGTCGAAGCCGGGATCGAGCGAGCGGGCGCCTTCGCGGCCGTGTCGAGCGGCGACAATTCCAACATCATCTCCGCGCGGGTCGCGCGCGAGAACTTCGGCATCGAGCACGTGGTCGCACGGATCTACGACCACAAGCGCGCCGCGGTGTACGAGCGGCTGGGCATCCCGACCGTCGCGACCGTGCCGTGGACGACCGACCGGTTCCTGCGCACCCTGCTGCCCGACGGCGTCGCCTCCGCGTGGCGCGATCCGTCCGGCAACGTCGCGCTGCTGCAGCTGCCGCTGCACGAGGGCTGGGTCGGCCGCAGCGTGCGCGAGCTGCAGGAGACCACCGGCGCGCGGGTGGCGTTCATGATGCGGTTCGGCACCCCGGTGCTGCCGGACGCGAAGACCGTCGTGCAGGCCGACGACGACGTGTGGGTGGCGGCGCGGTCGGGCACCGTCGGAGACGTGACGAGCCTGGCCGCTCGCGCCCCCGAGGAGGAGAACTGA
- a CDS encoding TrkA family potassium uptake protein produces the protein MRVAIAGAGAVGQSIAAELIDGNHQVMLIERDADQFEPESVPQADWVLGDACEVSILEESGIERCDVVIAASGDDKANLVVSLLAKTEFAVRRVVARVNNPANEWLFTDAWGVDVAVSTPRMLAAMVEEAVSVGDLVRLMTFRQGQANLVELTLPEETPLAGKPVSELALPRDAALVTILRGDRVIVPQPEDPLEAGDELLFVATSDVEPEIRSALGY, from the coding sequence ATGCGGGTCGCGATCGCGGGCGCGGGAGCCGTCGGGCAGTCCATCGCCGCCGAGCTCATCGACGGCAACCACCAGGTGATGCTGATCGAGCGCGACGCCGACCAGTTCGAGCCGGAATCCGTTCCGCAGGCCGACTGGGTGCTGGGCGACGCGTGCGAGGTGTCGATCCTCGAGGAGTCCGGAATCGAACGCTGCGACGTCGTGATCGCGGCGAGCGGCGACGACAAGGCGAACCTCGTGGTGTCGCTGCTGGCGAAGACGGAGTTCGCGGTGCGCCGCGTGGTGGCGCGGGTGAACAACCCGGCCAACGAGTGGCTGTTCACCGACGCGTGGGGCGTCGACGTCGCCGTGTCGACCCCGCGGATGCTCGCCGCGATGGTCGAGGAGGCGGTGAGCGTCGGCGATCTGGTGCGGCTCATGACGTTCCGGCAGGGACAGGCGAACCTGGTGGAACTCACCCTGCCGGAGGAGACGCCGCTGGCGGGCAAGCCGGTGAGCGAGCTGGCGCTGCCGCGCGACGCGGCGCTGGTGACCATCCTGCGCGGCGACCGGGTGATCGTGCCGCAGCCGGAGGACCCGCTGGAGGCGGGCGACGAACTGCTGTTCGTCGCGACCTCGGACGTCGAACCGGAGATCCGCTCGGCGCTCGGCTACTGA
- a CDS encoding DUF3159 domain-containing protein, producing MEQMGGVSGLFYSSVPVIVFVLLNAIFGLTAAIWGSIGSAVAITVLRVVRKEPLQPAISGFFGVAIAAFIAFRTGSAKGFFLFGIWASLAYCAVFVISVAVRWPLAGVVWNALNGNGTAWRKDKPSRYGYDVATLAMAVIFAARFVVQRWLYDGNQTGWLAFAKIAMGYPLYAIGLLVVVWAVRRSDKRLKALAEEEPEPETDAQVEARLREKYAQAPTPET from the coding sequence ATGGAGCAGATGGGCGGGGTTTCCGGCCTGTTCTATTCCTCGGTGCCGGTCATCGTCTTCGTCCTGCTGAACGCGATCTTCGGGCTCACCGCGGCGATCTGGGGCTCGATCGGCAGCGCGGTGGCGATCACCGTCCTGCGCGTCGTGCGCAAGGAGCCGCTGCAGCCCGCCATCTCGGGGTTCTTCGGCGTCGCGATCGCGGCGTTCATCGCGTTCCGCACCGGCTCCGCGAAGGGGTTCTTCCTCTTCGGCATCTGGGCGAGCCTCGCCTACTGCGCCGTGTTCGTCATCTCGGTGGCGGTGCGCTGGCCGCTGGCGGGCGTCGTCTGGAACGCGCTCAACGGCAACGGCACCGCCTGGCGCAAGGACAAGCCGTCCCGCTACGGCTACGACGTCGCGACGCTCGCGATGGCCGTCATCTTCGCCGCCCGGTTCGTGGTGCAGCGGTGGCTGTACGACGGAAACCAGACCGGCTGGCTCGCGTTCGCCAAGATCGCGATGGGCTACCCGCTGTACGCGATCGGGCTGCTGGTGGTCGTGTGGGCGGTGCGCCGCTCCGACAAGCGGCTGAAGGCCCTCGCCGAGGAGGAGCCGGAGCCGGAAACCGACGCGCAGGTGGAGGCGCGACTGCGGGAGAAGTACGCGCAGGCGCCGACTCCGGAGACCTGA
- a CDS encoding OB-fold nucleic acid binding domain-containing protein, producing the protein MSAKDGGYFSRLVRKLTSDVEDLDADEMSERSGAEGAQRACDCRSGEEVTVLGRLRSVELSPTDGPASLQAELFDGTQGVTLIWLGRRRIPGIEPGRTVKVRGRMAERDGQKVLYNPYYELQSPVG; encoded by the coding sequence ATGTCCGCCAAGGACGGCGGCTACTTCAGCCGGTTGGTTCGCAAGCTGACCAGCGACGTCGAGGACCTCGACGCCGACGAGATGTCCGAGAGGTCGGGTGCCGAAGGCGCGCAGCGCGCCTGTGACTGCCGGTCCGGCGAAGAGGTGACGGTGCTCGGCAGGCTGCGCAGCGTCGAGCTGTCGCCCACCGACGGGCCCGCCTCGCTGCAGGCGGAGCTGTTCGACGGCACGCAGGGCGTGACGCTAATCTGGCTGGGCAGGCGCCGGATTCCCGGCATCGAGCCCGGCCGCACCGTCAAGGTCCGCGGCCGGATGGCCGAACGGGACGGGCAGAAGGTGCTCTACAACCCGTATTACGAACTCCAGAGCCCGGTAGGGTGA
- a CDS encoding alpha/beta hydrolase: protein MTSAIHLPAAVLLPGTGSDEVFVRSVFEGPLAALGVPLITPAPVAGAGLAEGFLAELDGLADRYGTVLVGGISFGAHLAAEWAVANPGRCGGLLAALPAWNGESGSAPAAIAATVTADLVADAGVEGALASAVAGSPGWLGEELGRAWRRHGEGLEAGLRVAAGRAAPTLAELRGVGVPAGVGGCADDPVHPAEVAREWAGALPRGGYGETSLAAVGRDREALGRATVLAFLRGLRKTP from the coding sequence GTGACGTCCGCAATCCATCTCCCGGCCGCTGTCCTGCTGCCCGGTACCGGCTCTGACGAGGTCTTCGTGCGCTCGGTGTTCGAGGGGCCGCTGGCCGCGCTGGGAGTGCCGCTGATCACCCCCGCGCCGGTCGCCGGGGCCGGCCTCGCGGAGGGGTTTTTGGCGGAGCTGGACGGTCTCGCTGACCGGTACGGGACGGTGCTGGTGGGCGGGATCTCGTTCGGGGCGCATCTCGCGGCGGAGTGGGCGGTGGCGAATCCCGGGCGTTGCGGGGGGCTGCTGGCGGCGCTCCCGGCTTGGAACGGGGAATCCGGATCAGCACCCGCGGCGATCGCTGCGACGGTCACAGCGGATCTGGTGGCTGATGCGGGGGTGGAAGGCGCGCTGGCTTCGGCGGTCGCGGGGAGTCCGGGATGGCTTGGGGAAGAGTTGGGGCGGGCTTGGCGCCGGCATGGGGAGGGGCTGGAGGCCGGGTTGAGGGTTGCGGCCGGGCGGGCCGCGCCGACGTTGGCGGAGTTGCGGGGCGTGGGGGTCCCGGCTGGGGTCGGCGGGTGTGCGGATGATCCGGTTCATCCTGCGGAGGTGGCGCGGGAGTGGGCCGGAGCATTGCCTCGGGGCGGTTACGGGGAGACGTCTCTCGCCGCGGTCGGGCGGGATCGGGAGGCGTTGGGGAGGGCGACGGTTTTGGCGTTTTTGCGGGGGTTGCGGAAGACCCCTTGA
- a CDS encoding DUF3710 domain-containing protein, whose translation MGIFGRKRRSGDDETGGVASQRGESAEADGADALEPEDQLSETTDGPFDATEAEEDGIPRIDLGSVRVPVPDGSQVQVEMDPEEGGVRAVHVVTEVGQITVSAYAAPKSGGLWREVSNELADQLRADGAKVNVGRGEWGMELSAIVGDVALRFVGVDGPRWMLRGVIAGPQSTASQAPEVLRAIVRRTIVDRGNSPMPVRTPLPITLPDAVAQHIAEQQG comes from the coding sequence GTGGGGATTTTCGGACGCAAGCGCCGGTCCGGCGACGACGAGACCGGGGGCGTCGCTTCCCAGCGCGGCGAAAGCGCCGAAGCTGACGGCGCCGACGCGCTCGAACCCGAGGACCAGCTGTCGGAAACGACCGACGGTCCGTTCGACGCCACCGAAGCGGAAGAAGACGGCATCCCGCGCATCGACCTGGGTTCGGTGCGCGTGCCCGTGCCGGACGGCTCGCAGGTGCAGGTCGAAATGGACCCGGAGGAAGGCGGCGTGCGAGCGGTGCACGTCGTGACGGAAGTCGGGCAGATCACCGTCAGCGCCTACGCGGCCCCGAAATCCGGCGGCCTGTGGCGCGAGGTCAGCAACGAACTGGCCGACCAGCTGCGCGCGGACGGTGCGAAGGTCAACGTCGGCCGAGGCGAATGGGGCATGGAACTGTCCGCGATCGTCGGCGACGTAGCGCTGCGCTTCGTCGGAGTTGACGGCCCGCGCTGGATGCTGCGCGGCGTGATCGCCGGCCCGCAGTCGACGGCCTCGCAAGCCCCCGAAGTGCTGCGAGCGATCGTGCGCCGCACCATCGTCGACCGCGGCAACTCGCCGATGCCGGTGCGCACCCCGCTCCCCATCACCCTCCCCGACGCGGTCGCCCAGCACATCGCGGAGCAGCAAGGCTGA
- the dut gene encoding dUTP diphosphatase: MSSVQVLLQRLDPEVPPPAYARPGDAGADLVTTSDIVLGPGERGVVGTGVAIALPSGYAGFVHPRSGLAARVGLSVVNTPGTIDSGYRGEIKVCLVNHDPREKIVLARGDRIAQLVIQRVEHAEFVEVAGLEETERGAGGYGSTGGHATLAPGAGDTGAGTGEGTER, from the coding sequence GTGTCCAGCGTTCAGGTCCTCCTCCAGCGGCTCGACCCCGAAGTCCCGCCGCCCGCCTATGCCCGGCCCGGCGACGCCGGGGCCGATCTCGTCACCACCTCGGATATCGTGCTCGGACCCGGCGAGCGCGGGGTCGTCGGCACCGGGGTCGCGATCGCGCTGCCTTCCGGGTACGCCGGGTTCGTGCACCCTCGCTCGGGGCTAGCGGCGCGCGTCGGATTGTCGGTGGTCAACACTCCCGGCACGATCGACTCGGGCTACCGCGGCGAGATCAAAGTCTGCCTCGTCAATCACGACCCGCGCGAGAAAATCGTGCTGGCGCGCGGCGACCGGATCGCGCAGCTGGTGATCCAGCGCGTGGAGCACGCGGAATTCGTCGAGGTCGCCGGACTCGAGGAGACCGAACGCGGCGCGGGAGGTTACGGCTCGACCGGCGGGCACGCCACACTGGCACCCGGCGCCGGAGACACCGGCGCGGGCACCGGGGAAGGAACGGAACGATAG
- a CDS encoding DUF3093 domain-containing protein, with protein MADRVNTAATGVVAHSERLYLPWWGWPLPMAGAILLGVEVHLGYPSIPMWIPLAIAVPVMAALLLSLGRAKVKITAGDDPELWLGDAHLPLRYVGEITVVDKDAKRHALGRDADPAAFVMHRGWVGPAVRITLTDPEDPTPYWLFSTRKPKRVVELLSHNNA; from the coding sequence GTGGCTGACCGCGTGAACACCGCCGCGACGGGCGTCGTCGCACACTCCGAACGGCTCTACCTCCCATGGTGGGGCTGGCCGTTGCCGATGGCCGGCGCGATCCTGCTGGGCGTCGAAGTCCACCTCGGCTACCCCTCGATCCCGATGTGGATCCCGCTCGCGATCGCCGTGCCCGTCATGGCCGCGCTGCTGCTCTCGCTGGGCCGGGCAAAAGTCAAGATCACGGCCGGAGACGACCCCGAACTCTGGCTAGGCGACGCCCACCTGCCCCTGCGCTACGTCGGCGAAATCACCGTCGTGGACAAAGACGCGAAACGCCACGCCCTAGGCCGCGACGCCGACCCCGCCGCCTTCGTCATGCACCGCGGCTGGGTAGGCCCCGCAGTCCGAATCACCCTGACAGACCCCGAGGACCCCACCCCGTACTGGCTCTTCAGCACCCGCAAACCAAAGCGAGTAGTAGAGCTGCTCAGCCACAACAACGCCTGA
- a CDS encoding DUF4193 domain-containing protein, with product MATDYDAPRRSEADELAEDSLEELKARRNENQSGVVDVDEDATAENFELPGADLSGLSGEDMTVKVVPKQADEFTCSVCFLVHHRSRLAEDNGGRLICRDCA from the coding sequence ATGGCTACCGACTACGACGCTCCGCGCCGCAGCGAAGCCGACGAGCTGGCCGAAGACTCGTTGGAGGAGCTGAAGGCTCGGCGCAACGAGAACCAGTCCGGCGTCGTCGACGTCGACGAGGACGCGACCGCGGAAAACTTCGAGCTTCCCGGCGCGGACCTCTCCGGGCTCTCCGGGGAAGACATGACCGTGAAGGTCGTGCCGAAGCAGGCGGACGAGTTCACCTGCTCGGTCTGCTTCCTGGTGCACCACCGGAGCAGGCTCGCCGAGGACAACGGCGGACGGCTGATCTGCCGCGATTGCGCCTGA
- the cei gene encoding envelope integrity protein Cei codes for MASGNGSGNRGARPYRKHRPLPALIVIGVLALGAVFVWVNAVVGRGDVDEAVRCSPEPKAPPGITYTSVPHNGLDDRSPMPPDKVALKVLNASSTRGQGSIATNALRDLGFTAIGDPGNDPAYPKGDARCRGQIRYGDNGAAAARTVSLVIPCAELVHDTRKDATVDLATGKLFTDIQPRPEAVKILKQLTAWSQSHQGGGSSEQSAGPGAPVIDQTLLASARAVTC; via the coding sequence GTGGCGTCGGGGAACGGGTCGGGGAACCGTGGTGCGCGGCCTTATCGCAAGCACCGTCCGCTGCCCGCGTTGATCGTGATCGGCGTGCTCGCGCTCGGCGCGGTGTTCGTCTGGGTCAACGCCGTGGTCGGCCGCGGCGACGTCGACGAGGCGGTGCGCTGCAGTCCCGAGCCCAAGGCCCCGCCGGGGATCACCTACACGTCGGTGCCGCACAACGGCCTGGACGACCGCTCGCCGATGCCGCCGGACAAGGTCGCGTTGAAGGTGCTCAACGCGAGCAGCACGCGCGGGCAGGGCAGCATCGCCACCAACGCGCTCCGCGATCTCGGCTTCACCGCCATCGGCGACCCCGGCAACGACCCGGCGTACCCGAAGGGCGACGCGCGCTGCCGCGGCCAGATCCGCTACGGCGACAACGGCGCCGCCGCGGCCCGCACGGTCAGCCTCGTGATCCCCTGCGCCGAACTCGTCCACGACACCCGCAAGGACGCCACCGTTGACCTGGCCACCGGCAAGCTGTTCACCGACATCCAGCCGCGCCCCGAGGCGGTCAAGATCCTGAAGCAGCTCACCGCCTGGTCGCAGTCGCACCAGGGCGGCGGCAGCAGCGAGCAGTCCGCCGGTCCCGGCGCGCCGGTGATCGACCAGACGCTCCTGGCTTCGGCCCGCGCCGTCACCTGCTGA
- a CDS encoding inositol monophosphatase translates to MAGVGVDEAMPNDLKDTAEQVAVEAAHLVRTAWVRMQSGGEVAVDTKSAETDVVTAVDRESEELVRARLARIRPGEPVLGEEGGGSVGGGVTWVVDPIDGTVNFLYGLPAFAVSIAAQIDGVSVAGAVVEPVSGRRWTAVRGGGAWLDGNRLSVSKADRLDLALVGMGFSYAQDRRVRQGRLTADLVGRVRDIRRGGAASLDLCAVAAGWLDGFFEHGLHRWDWAAGALVAQEAGATVLLPGEAADLGEDSTFAASPGIAPELRTALAAGGAAEV, encoded by the coding sequence ATGGCGGGCGTGGGAGTTGACGAGGCGATGCCGAACGACCTGAAAGACACCGCCGAGCAGGTCGCGGTCGAGGCCGCACACCTGGTCCGGACGGCGTGGGTGCGGATGCAGTCCGGCGGCGAGGTCGCGGTGGACACGAAGTCCGCGGAAACCGACGTGGTGACGGCGGTGGACCGGGAATCGGAGGAACTGGTCCGCGCGCGGCTGGCGCGGATCCGGCCCGGGGAACCGGTGCTGGGGGAGGAGGGCGGCGGTTCTGTCGGAGGAGGGGTCACCTGGGTGGTCGACCCGATCGACGGGACGGTCAACTTCCTTTACGGCTTGCCGGCCTTCGCGGTGTCGATCGCCGCGCAGATCGACGGGGTGTCGGTCGCGGGAGCGGTCGTGGAGCCGGTGAGCGGGCGGCGCTGGACGGCCGTCCGGGGCGGCGGTGCGTGGCTCGACGGCAACCGGCTGTCGGTGTCGAAGGCGGACCGGCTGGATCTGGCGCTCGTCGGGATGGGCTTCTCCTACGCGCAGGACCGCCGGGTCCGGCAGGGCAGGCTGACGGCCGATCTGGTCGGGCGCGTGCGCGACATTCGCCGCGGGGGAGCGGCCTCGCTGGACCTGTGCGCCGTCGCGGCCGGCTGGCTGGACGGATTCTTCGAACACGGCCTGCACCGCTGGGACTGGGCGGCTGGGGCCTTGGTGGCGCAGGAGGCGGGCGCGACGGTGCTGCTGCCGGGCGAGGCGGCGGATCTGGGGGAGGACTCGACGTTCGCGGCGTCGCCGGGGATCGCGCCGGAACTGCGGACGGCGCTGGCCGCGGGCGGTGCGGCTGAGGTGTGA
- the ppgK gene encoding polyphosphate--glucose phosphotransferase, with protein MTATRGFGIDIGGSGIKGALVDLEQGQLIGDRHRIETPQPSTPDAVADVVAEIVRAAEWDGPVGVTLPAVVKKGTAHTAANIDRKWIGTDAEALFAKRLGKGVEEVTMLNDADAAGLAEIRFGDAAARTGVTALLTFGTGIGSALFHDGKLVPNTEFGHLEVDGHDAEKRAAASVKDNEGLSYPQWAKRVHRYLSVLENLIWPDLFIVGGGVSKKAEKWVPLLDIRTPVVVASLQNNAGIVGAAAAAAEGAGH; from the coding sequence GTGACGGCGACCCGAGGTTTCGGAATCGACATCGGCGGCAGCGGGATCAAAGGCGCGCTGGTCGATTTGGAACAGGGACAGCTCATCGGGGACCGGCACCGGATCGAAACGCCGCAGCCGTCGACGCCGGACGCGGTGGCGGACGTCGTCGCCGAGATCGTCCGCGCGGCGGAGTGGGACGGCCCGGTCGGCGTCACGCTCCCCGCGGTCGTGAAGAAGGGCACCGCGCACACCGCGGCCAACATCGACCGCAAGTGGATCGGCACGGACGCCGAGGCGCTCTTCGCGAAGCGGCTCGGCAAGGGCGTCGAGGAAGTCACGATGCTCAACGACGCCGACGCCGCGGGCCTCGCCGAGATCCGCTTCGGCGACGCGGCCGCGCGCACCGGCGTGACCGCGCTGCTCACCTTCGGCACCGGCATCGGCAGCGCGCTGTTCCACGACGGCAAGCTCGTGCCCAACACCGAATTCGGCCATCTGGAGGTCGACGGCCACGACGCGGAGAAACGCGCCGCCGCTTCGGTGAAGGACAACGAGGGCCTGTCGTATCCGCAGTGGGCCAAGCGGGTGCACCGGTACCTCTCGGTGCTGGAGAACCTGATCTGGCCGGACCTGTTCATCGTCGGCGGCGGCGTCAGCAAGAAGGCCGAGAAGTGGGTGCCGCTGCTGGACATCCGCACGCCGGTGGTCGTCGCGTCGCTGCAGAACAACGCGGGCATCGTCGGGGCCGCCGCGGCCGCCGCGGAGGGTGCCGGGCACTGA
- a CDS encoding RNA polymerase sigma factor: MAAARTATRGGTKTATEAGEPADEAATGAEKSPARKTAAKSAGAKKTPAKKAPAKKAAAKGAKTDDGDPDGPVDLDEAELDSPDLSDLEEVEVDVVDETVNDETDDDDDDSDDADEAETTEGPAGAATSTAARRRAAAADKGGKSSDNPDFVWDEEESEALRQARKDAELTASADSVRAYLKQIGKVALLNAEEEVELAKRIEAGLYAAERVRTAEEEGEKLVTQMRRDLKWIVRDGERAKNHLLEANLRLVVSLAKRYTGRGMAFLDLIQEGNLGLIRAVEKFDYTKGYKFSTYATWWIRQAITRAMADQARTIRIPVHMVEVINKLGRIQRELLQDLGREPTPEELAKEMDISPEKVLEIQQYAREPISLDQTIGDEGDSQLGDFIEDSEAVVAVDAVSFTLLQDQLQSVLQTLSEREAGVVRLRFGLTDGQPRTLDEIGQVYGVTRERIRQIESKTMSKLRHPSRSQVLRDYLD, encoded by the coding sequence GTGGCAGCCGCAAGAACCGCAACCCGAGGCGGGACGAAGACAGCGACCGAAGCCGGCGAGCCGGCCGACGAGGCGGCCACCGGAGCGGAGAAGTCCCCGGCGCGCAAGACCGCCGCGAAGTCGGCAGGCGCGAAGAAGACTCCGGCCAAGAAGGCTCCGGCGAAGAAGGCCGCCGCGAAGGGCGCGAAGACCGACGACGGCGATCCCGACGGCCCGGTCGACCTCGACGAGGCCGAACTCGACAGCCCGGACCTGTCCGATCTCGAAGAGGTCGAGGTCGACGTCGTCGACGAAACGGTCAACGACGAGACCGACGACGATGACGACGATTCCGACGACGCGGACGAGGCCGAAACGACCGAAGGGCCCGCGGGCGCGGCCACGTCCACTGCCGCGCGCCGTCGCGCCGCGGCGGCGGACAAGGGCGGCAAGTCCTCGGACAACCCGGACTTCGTGTGGGACGAGGAAGAGTCCGAGGCGCTGCGCCAGGCGCGCAAGGACGCCGAGCTCACCGCGTCGGCCGACTCCGTCCGCGCCTACCTCAAGCAGATCGGCAAGGTCGCGCTGCTGAACGCCGAGGAGGAGGTGGAGCTCGCCAAGCGGATCGAGGCGGGGCTCTACGCCGCCGAGCGCGTGCGCACCGCCGAGGAGGAGGGCGAGAAGCTCGTCACCCAGATGCGCCGCGACCTCAAGTGGATCGTGCGCGACGGCGAGCGGGCCAAGAACCACCTGCTGGAGGCGAACCTCCGGCTCGTGGTGTCGCTGGCCAAGCGCTACACCGGCCGCGGCATGGCGTTCCTGGACCTGATCCAGGAGGGCAACCTCGGCCTGATCCGCGCGGTGGAGAAGTTCGACTACACCAAGGGCTACAAGTTCTCCACGTACGCCACGTGGTGGATCCGCCAGGCGATCACCCGCGCCATGGCCGACCAGGCCCGCACCATCCGCATCCCGGTGCACATGGTGGAGGTCATCAACAAGCTCGGCCGCATACAGCGCGAACTCCTGCAGGATCTCGGCCGCGAGCCGACGCCCGAGGAGCTCGCCAAGGAGATGGACATCTCGCCGGAGAAGGTCCTGGAGATCCAGCAGTACGCGCGCGAGCCGATCTCGCTGGACCAGACCATCGGCGACGAGGGCGATTCGCAGCTCGGCGACTTCATCGAAGACTCCGAAGCGGTCGTCGCGGTGGACGCGGTGTCGTTCACGCTGCTGCAGGACCAGCTCCAGTCGGTGCTGCAGACGCTGTCCGAGCGCGAGGCGGGCGTGGTCCGGCTGCGCTTCGGCCTCACCGACGGCCAGCCGCGCACCCTCGACGAGATCGGCCAGGTCTACGGAGTCACGCGCGAGCGGATCCGGCAGATCGAGTCGAAGACGATGTCGAAGCTGCGCCACCCGTCGCGCTCGCAGGTCCTGCGCGACTACCTGGACTGA
- a CDS encoding ABC transporter permease: MIGFLLRRLVNYIALCLVATFAAFSLASLSFSPLDALKLRNPPAPQATIDAKAAELHLDQAIPHRFFTWLGGVIQGDFGRTVADQAITDELFRRAGVSLRLFLLGITIGIIIGVLVGVVSAIRQYKISDYLATTFSFVVLSTPVFVIATILKAGAQSVNDNLLDGYQFFIVQGEGGAIDGGFGDVLLDRLQHIIVPTLAIVLTQVAYYSRYQRSAMLDVLGSDFLRTAQAKGLTRRRALFKHGLRTALIPMATLFAFGFGLLITGGVFTEKIFGWYGMGDWLVTGIQKQDTNIVTTVTLFIAICVLLAGWLADVLYAALDPRVRI, encoded by the coding sequence GTGATCGGGTTCCTCCTCCGCAGACTCGTCAACTACATCGCCCTGTGCCTCGTCGCGACTTTCGCGGCGTTCTCCTTGGCGTCTCTGTCCTTCAGCCCGCTGGACGCGCTCAAACTGCGCAACCCGCCCGCCCCGCAGGCGACCATCGACGCGAAGGCCGCCGAGCTGCACCTGGACCAGGCGATCCCGCACCGGTTCTTCACGTGGCTGGGCGGCGTCATCCAGGGCGACTTCGGCCGCACTGTCGCCGATCAGGCGATCACCGACGAGCTGTTCCGCCGCGCGGGCGTGAGCCTGCGGCTGTTCCTGCTCGGCATCACGATCGGCATCATCATCGGCGTGCTGGTCGGCGTGGTCAGCGCGATCCGGCAGTACAAGATCAGCGACTACCTCGCCACCACGTTCTCCTTCGTGGTGCTGTCGACGCCGGTCTTCGTGATCGCCACGATCCTCAAGGCGGGCGCGCAGTCGGTCAACGACAACCTGCTCGACGGGTACCAGTTCTTCATCGTGCAGGGCGAAGGCGGCGCGATCGACGGCGGTTTCGGCGACGTCCTGCTCGACCGGCTGCAGCACATCATCGTGCCGACCCTGGCGATCGTGCTGACCCAGGTCGCCTACTACAGCCGCTATCAGCGTTCGGCGATGCTCGACGTGCTCGGCTCGGACTTCCTGCGCACCGCACAGGCCAAGGGCCTCACCCGCAGGCGCGCGCTGTTCAAGCACGGCCTGCGCACCGCGCTGATCCCGATGGCGACGCTGTTCGCGTTCGGCTTCGGCCTGCTCATCACCGGCGGCGTCTTCACCGAGAAGATCTTCGGCTGGTACGGCATGGGCGACTGGCTGGTGACCGGCATTCAGAAGCAGGACACCAACATCGTCACCACCGTGACCCTGTTCATCGCGATCTGCGTGCTGCTCGCCGGCTGGCTCGCGGACGTGCTCTACGCCGCGCTCGACCCGAGGGTGAGGATCTGA